The following is a genomic window from Fusarium oxysporum Fo47 chromosome IV, complete sequence.
ACGTCCTCAATGGCCGCCATGCgctctccaagctcatccCCATCGCGCTCTGGCTGGTCGACGCGCTTGGTTGTGGCTTGATCATATGGAAGATCCCATGTGCGTGGCGTCAAATTTCCAAAGCCTCATGATGAAGCTAATCTCGTGGAACAGATACCGAGATCGACTGGGTTGCGTACATGCAGCAGATTTCGCAGTTTGTATCGGGCGAGAGAGACTATACCAAGATGGAGGGCGACACTGGTCCTTTGGTGTATCCAGCAGCGCATGTCTACACTTACACGGGACTTTACTACATCACGGACAAGGGGACAAACATTCTTCTGGCGCAGCAAATATTTGCTGTGTTATATATGGCTACGTTGGCAGTGGTGATGCTCTGCTACTGGAAAGCCAAAGTCAGTAACGTCCTGGGCCACTTCAGGTAGTTTCCTAACAATTCTAGGTCCCTCCGTACATGTTCATCTTCCTAATCGCCTCGAAACGACTACATAGCCTCTTCGTCCTACGATGTTTCAACGACTGCTTCGCCGTTTTCTTCCTATGGCTAAccatctttcttttccaaCGCCGACAATGGACCGTTGGAAGTCTAGTATACTCTTGGGGTCTTGGAATCAAGATGTCGCTACTACTGGTTCTACCTGCTATTGGCGTCATCCTTTTTCTGGGTAGAGGGTTATGGCCTAGCCTTCGTCTCGCATGGCTCATGGCTCAGATTCAGTTCGCCATTGGACTTCCGTTTATCACTAAGAACCCTCGTGGGTATGCGGCTCGGGCTTTTGAACTATCACGACAGTTT
Proteins encoded in this region:
- a CDS encoding glycosyltransferase, translated to MPESASGTLSQGVRFLRNVLNGRHALSKLIPIALWLVDALGCGLIIWKIPYTEIDWVAYMQQISQFVSGERDYTKMEGDTGPLVYPAAHVYTYTGLYYITDKGTNILLAQQIFAVLYMATLAVVMLCYWKAKVPPYMFIFLIASKRLHSLFVLRCFNDCFAVFFLWLTIFLFQRRQWTVGSLVYSWGLGIKMSLLLVLPAIGVILFLGRGLWPSLRLAWLMAQIQFAIGLPFITKNPRGYAARAFELSRQFQFKWTVNWRMLGEEVFLSKYFALSLLACHILVLLIFISKRWIQPTGRSLYDLIPSFLRLKSPFTMQEQLRISHYVTPEYAMTTMLTANLIGLLFARSLHYQFYAYLAWATPYLLWRATEDPVIVAIIWAAQEWAWNVYPSTDLSSTIAVNTMLATVVLVYLGTARRAVPAPAAQVGNVDDKNK